From the Nitrospirota bacterium genome, the window GGGCAGGCCCCTGTGCCTGCCCAATTATCTGGGCGCACACAGGGGTGCGCCCCTACACATAAATAATCACTGCGTTATGAAACTTTTTTCTCAATAGCTGTAAGTAACGAAATTATTTCCTGGCTCATTGGTCCAATGTGGGCAAACTGCTCCTCGGCGGCAGATGCGTTGCCGGAGTTCTTAGATCGTACAATATCTTTAACTAACGAATGGAGTTCTTCATGGATTTTTTCAAGTTTCATCATCTCAGGTAAGTGGCCAAAAGAGGAAATCCCTTTAGAGTACAGCCACTTACCAAGATCACAGTCTTTATGCGAAACTGCCTGTGACTCGGTGAGGCTTTCTTTGCCATCGAGGAAATCTCTTAGCTTGCTTTTCCACGCAAGGTGTTTGCTTCTGGCGTTGGAAAAGTCAAACGATACTTTTACAATACTGTGGTCATCATGATGAGTCAATTGTATTGATCTGGCTGGTCTGGCTAAAGTTTTCCTTTCAAAAGCAATGCGTGGTGGTGGCGTATGTTTTGTTTCTGGCTTTCTGACTGAACCTGAATAGCCTGTATCACCGGTTTTAAAGAATGATATGGCGTTT encodes:
- a CDS encoding CZB domain-containing protein, with translation VAMREIASKISIIEEIARQTNLLALNAAIEAARAGEHGKGFAVVASEVRKLAERSQKAAGEISTLSTTTVQVSEKAGAMLKQLVPDIQRTAELVQEISAASNEQNIGAEQINKAISQLDQIIQQNASASEEMASTSEELSSQAEQLQNAISFFKTGDTGYSGSVRKPETKHTPPPRIAFERKTLARPARSIQLTHHDDHSIVKVSFDFSNARSKHLAWKSKLRDFLDGKESLTESQAVSHKDCDLGKWLYSKGISSFGHLPEMMKLEKIHEELHSLVKDIVRSKNSGNASAAEEQFAHIGPMSQEIISLLTAIEKKVS